One Triticum dicoccoides isolate Atlit2015 ecotype Zavitan chromosome 4B, WEW_v2.0, whole genome shotgun sequence genomic window carries:
- the LOC119292712 gene encoding uncharacterized protein LOC119292712, translated as MSAIAHRRRRPAPPPPAWTPEPWSDGETAALLEAWGPRHLRAGGGPLRTSDWRACAAAVTARRAADGRAPRTVDQCKNRMDYLKKRLRADRSRPSSPPPLSGSLRRLAKLLRQAPSVPHRLAPKVEREDRQEDEEETGGSPLYRDWPPVPKRRRTAVSLSPLSSSAEHHHGNGGAACTEVAVALDRLAGTYERVEAAKQMEATRLEDRRLEAMRDLEIERMRVLADVAISTSDDTQTPATSAAISTPADTHTSVAAAAGGGVVEELVQ; from the exons ATGTCCGCcatcgcccaccgccgccgccgccccgcgccgcccccgcCCGCCTGGACCCCCGAGCCCTGGAGCGACGGCGAGACGGCCGCGCTGCTCGAGGCCTGGGGCCCGCGCCACCTCCGCGCCGGCGGCGGCCCCCTCCGCACCTCCGACTGGCGCGCCTGCGCCGCGGCCGTCACCGCCCGCCGCGCCGCTGACGGCCGCGCGCCGCGCACCGTCGACCAGTGCAAGAACCGCATGGACTACCTCAAGAAGCGCCTCAGGGCCGACCGCTCCAggccctcgtcgccgccgccgctctccGGCTCCCTCCGCCGCCTCGCCAAGCTCCTCCGCCAGGCCCCCTCGGTCCCGCACCGCCTCGCGCCCAAGGTCGAGCGGGAGgaccgccaggaggacgaggaggagaccgGCGGGTCTCCCCTCTACCGCGACTGGCCGCCGGTGCCCAAGCGGCGGAGGACGGCCGTCTCGTTGTCGCCGCTGAGCTCCTCCGCGGAGCATCACCACGGGAATGGAGGGGCGGCCTGCACGGAGGTTGCAGTTGCTCTGGATAGGCTGGCGGGGACGTACGAGCGGGTTGAGGCGGCCAAGCAGATGGAGGCGACACGGCTGGAGGACCGCCGCCTGGAGGCCATGCGGGACCTAGAGATCGAGCGCATGCGGGTTCTCGCCGACGTCGCCATCTCCACCTCGGACGATACACAAACCCCAGCCACCTCCGCCGCCATCTCCACCCCCGCCGATACACACACCTCAGTCGCCGCCGCAGCCGGCGGCGGCGTAGTCG AGGAACTAGTACAATAG
- the LOC119293698 gene encoding trihelix transcription factor ASIL1-like, translating into MATTLHSHTLSPVPSPTPAGRSSDMHWSDEETSVLVDAWGPLYLGRNRGSLSMEDWDSVCSAVDAHHAAAGLDFKRNPAGCKRRIFTLKARYTEEAAKGQPTSAWRHFAHLRAYLADPSGGPPGFAAKTSVKKEKKVEEGSGSVGTTKVPAKRRFSSLRDILAKTPATVKEEEVVGCGCELVGGPPAGVTKLVAEMRRLAEVHERVEMERHKFMKEMLKMKMKEEMETEDVKLEHKKVKVENEEQVHGN; encoded by the coding sequence ATGGCAACCACCCTGCACTCTCATACTCTCAGTCCAGTTCCCAGTCCCACGCCGGCCGGCCGTTCGTCCGACATGCACTGGAGCGACGAGGAGACGTCCGTTCTCGTGGACGCTTGGGGCCCGCTGTACCTCGGCCGCAACCGAGGCTCCCTCAGCATGGAGGACTGGGACTCCGTGTGCAGCGCCGTCGACGCACACCACGCCGCCGCCGGGCTCGACTTCAAGCGCAACCCCGCCGGTTGCAAGAGGCGCATCTTTACACTCAAGGCTCGGTACacggaggaggccgccaaggggcaGCCGACGTCGGCGTGGCGCCACTTTGCCCACCTCCGGGCGTACCTGGCCGACCCCAGCGGCGGGCCTCCGGGCTTCGCCGCAAAGACGTCCGTGAAGAAGGAGAAAAAGGTGGAGGAGGGGAGTGGATCGGTCGGCACGACGAAGGTCCCGGCGAAGCGCCGGTTTTCGAGCCTACGGGACATCCTGGCAAAGACGCCGGCGaccgtcaaggaggaggaggtggtcggcTGCGGGTGTGAGTTGGTTGGGGGTCCGCCGGCGGGGGTGACGAAGCTGGTGGCGGAGATGAGGAGGCTGGCGGAGGTGCACGAGCGCGTGGAGATGGAGAGGCACAAGTTCATGAAGGAGATGCTCAAGatgaagatgaaggaggagatggAGACGGAGGACGTGAAGCTGGAGCACAAGAaggtgaaggtggagaatgaggaaCAAGTCCACGGCAACTAA
- the LOC119296420 gene encoding uncharacterized protein LOC119296420 isoform X1 — MAMRRSKLSAMAMAEAADDGFQFLSDPTDSGSKSLLDGEAIQTLVCTATESSIGDVGDTEETIQVDVNSTCNGVALSLANSEHSTSKDNPQAPGWTKRAVEVVAIDKVMPNTRHRWCKWHGLEKAKESHGSNCTKRSKFRTDFHKIIHHVLTADVFETGWN; from the exons ATGGCGATGCGGCGCTCGAAGCTCAGCGCTATGGCGATGGCGGAGGCGGCAGACGACGGATTTCAGTTCCTATCAGATCCAACCGACAG CGGCAGTAAATCATTACTGGATGGCGAAGCAATTCAAACTTTGGTGTGCacagccactgaatccagcattggtGATGTGGGCGATACAGAAGAGACAATACAAGTAGATGTCAACAGCACTTGCAATGGAGTGGCCCTGTCCCTGGCAAACTCAGAACATTCAACAAGCAAAGATAACCCGCAAGCACCTGGCTGGACAAAGAG AGCCGTGGAGGTTGTAGCAATAGATAAGGTGATGCCAAATACCAGACATCGCTGGTGCAAGTGGCATGGCCTGGAGAAGGCAAAAGAATCTCATGGCTCAAATTGCACAAAGAGAAGCAAGTTTAGAACGGACTTCCACAAGATAATACACCACGTGCTGACAGCTGATGTGTTTGAGACTGGATGGAATTGA
- the LOC119296420 gene encoding uncharacterized protein LOC119296420 isoform X2: MAMRRSKLSAMAMAEAADDGFQFLSDPTDSGSKSLLDGEAIQTLVCTATESSIGDVGDTEETIQVDVNSTCNGVALSLANSEHSTSKDNPQAPGWTKSAEPWRL; this comes from the exons ATGGCGATGCGGCGCTCGAAGCTCAGCGCTATGGCGATGGCGGAGGCGGCAGACGACGGATTTCAGTTCCTATCAGATCCAACCGACAG CGGCAGTAAATCATTACTGGATGGCGAAGCAATTCAAACTTTGGTGTGCacagccactgaatccagcattggtGATGTGGGCGATACAGAAGAGACAATACAAGTAGATGTCAACAGCACTTGCAATGGAGTGGCCCTGTCCCTGGCAAACTCAGAACATTCAACAAGCAAAGATAACCCGCAAGCACCTGGCTGGACAAAGAG TGCAGAGCCGTGGAGGTTGTAG